The genomic DNA GACTTCTCTGTCGCCGTGATTCCGGCAACCTACGAGCTGACGACGCTGTCGTCGAAGTCGGTCGGGGACCCGGTTCATATCGAGGTCGACGTTGTCGCCAAATACGTCGAGCGGCTGACCGAGGGGTATCGGTAGTGGCCGCTGCTCCGGGCGACTTAACCGCCTTGGACCGGTAGCAACGCGTCATGAGTTCCGGTTCACGCTCCGGGGAGTTCTGTCCGCGCTGTGGCGATGAGATTTCGCGTCCGTCGGACATCGACCTCCCGTCCGGCCCCTCCGACCCCGATGCCGTGCTGTGTGACGGCTGCTACTTCGAGGATTTCGACCTCGTCGACGCGCCGGAGCGCATCGAGGTACGGGTCTGTAGCCAGTGTGGCGCGCTCCATCGCGGCAATCGCTGGGTCGATGTCGGCGCGCGCGACTACACCGACATCGCCGTCGAGGAGACGGCCGACCGGCTTGCGGTCCACGTCGACGCCCGCGAGGTCGACTGGGGTGTCGAACCCGAGCAGGTCGACCAAAACACCATCCGAATGCACTGCCTGTTCAGCGGTGTCATCCGCGGAACCGCCGTCTCCGAGGAAGTTACCGTGCCGGTCTATGTCGCCCGCGAGACCTGCGACCGCTGTGGTCGCATCGCCGGCGACTACTACGCCAGCATCATTCAGGTTCGCGGTACCGACCGGACGCCGACCACGGACGAAAACGACCGCGCGGTCGAAATCGCCGAGTCCTACATCGCAGAGCGGGAGGCGACCGGCGACCGCAACGCCTTCATCACGGAGACGAGCCGGACCGACGACGGCGTCGATATGAAGATATCGACAAACCAGATGGGACAGGGTATCGCAAAGCGCATCGTCGCCGAACTCGGCGGCACAGTCTCGGAGGCTCCCACGCTCGTCACCGAGGACGGCGACGGCAACGAAGTCTATCGGGTTACGTTCACCGCGCGGCTGCCGCCGTACACGCCCGGCGATGTCATCGACCTCGATGACGGCGACGGCCCGGTGCTCGTGACGAGCGCCCACGGCAACCTCAAGGGCGTCCGACTGGCGACCGGTGACCGCTACGAGGCCGACTTCGAGGAGGGAATCGACCCCGACGCCCGGACGCTCGGCACGCGCGAAGACGCCGAATCGACGACGCTTGTCGCCGTCGAGGACGCCCACGCTGTGCAGGTGCTCGACCCCGAAACCTTCGAGTCGAAGACGGTGCCGCGCCCGTCGTATCTCGACCCCGACGCGGATGAAGTGCCGGTCCTGAAACACCGGCAGGGGCTCCACGTCCTCCCTGACGACGAGCTATGACGGACGGCAGCGCCGACGCGGACCTCGCCGCTATCGTCGAGAAACCACAGACACAGACGGTCATCGAGGCGCTCCGCAACGAGGGTCGATACGACCCAAGCCGGCGGATTGAGGCCCACGGCGACGACCACGTCGCAGTGCCGGTGTCGGCCCCGCCGACCGATACGGCCGTCGAACGCGTCGAACACGTCGAGCTACCGCCCCGGTCACGCGATTTGGCTGACCTGCTTGCAGCCCACGGCGTCGATGCGGCGACCATCGAGGCCGCCCCCTCCTCGTGGGCGGTCATCGGCAGCATCATCCTCGTTGATTTCGGTGACGTGTCCGCGCCCGAGACACTCGATGCTGACGAACGGACGCTGGTCGCCGAGACGCTCCTTGAGCTACACGCCAACGCCGATACGGTGCTGGCTCGCGGGGGCGTCTCCGGCCGCTGCCGAGACCCCGACGTAGCGGTTGTCGCGGGCATCGGCGACACGGAGACCGTCCACGTCGAGCACGGGACGAAATACGCCATCGATTTCGAGTCGACGATGTTCTCGCCGGGTAACAAGGCTGAACGCGCCCGGATGGGTGAGGTCGTCACGCCGGGCGAGCGCGTCTTCGACATGTTCGCCGGCATCGGCTACTTCACCCTCCCGATGGCTCGCTCCGGCGCGACGGTCACGGCAGCGGAAATCGACCCTGATGCCTACCGGTTGCTCGTCGAAAACCTCCAGCTCAACGGTGTTTCAGACGCGGTGCGTCCGGTGCTTGGTGACTGCCGCGACGTTGCGACCACGGCCGACCGCGTCGTGATGGGGTATTACGACGCTCACGAGTATCTCGACGCGGCGCTTTCGGCGTTGGCCCCCGATGGCGTCGTTCACCTCCACGAGGCGACGCCCGAACCGGCGTTTCCGGCCCGCCCCCGCGACCGGCTGACCGAGGCTGCTGGGGCCGCCGGTCGGACGGTCGAGATACTCGCGACCCGGACGGTCAAGAGCCACAGCGCCGGTGTCGTCCACGGCGTCGTCGACGCCCGCGTTCACTGATTCGACCGCCAGAGGGCGACCCCGACGGCTGCGAGACCACCCACGGCAGCCAGCGCCGCCGCGGAAAAGACAGCCCTGACGCCGAACGGCGCGACGAGCGGGCCGAAGACGACCGGTGCGGAGAACTGCCCGATGTAGCCGGCCATCGCAACGTAGGAGCCGAACTGCCCCTGTCTGTCTGTCGGTGCGAGCCGTTCGACCCAGACGAACGACGACGGGAAGACGAGCCCCAACCCGATACCGAACAGCACGACAGGAAGGAACGCGGCGGCGGGCGATTCGACGACCGCCGCGGTCCCGAAACCGATGGTCCACAGGAGAAACGCGACGGCGACGAGCCATAGACTCCCGGTGGCCTGCTTGAGCCGGTCGTAGGACGCTCCCGCGATGCCGCCGGCAACGCCGTTGGCCGACAAATAAAGGCTGATTCCGAGCGCAGAGGCGACGCCGAGCGTCTCCAGCAACTGCGGATAGAAAACGACGATGGCGTACAACAGCGCGTTGGCGGCTCCATAGAGCAGATACACCGCCAGCAGCGACGGCCGGGACGCGAACACGCCGACGACGCCGCTGGCCGTTGCGGGTGTGTTGTCGTTGTCGTCGTCCACCGTTGCGGGTGCGTCGTCGCTGGTGGCCGCTGTGGACGCGTCGCCCCCGGCTGCTTCGCTGCTGGCTGCGTCGAGCGGCTCCGGCAGCACGAGGAGCGCGGCCACCCCCAGCGGTGCGGCGACCAGATAGACGGCGAAGGGGACCTGCCATGCAATGACTCCCAGTGCGCCACCGACCAGCGGCCAGACGGCCGCGCCGACGCTGTTTGCTCCCGTCCGGAGCCCCAGCGCTCTGTCCATCGCTTGCCCGGTGTAATACTCGTAGATGAGCACCGTGATGCCGGTGTGGACGAAGGCGACGCCGACGCCGAGGACGGCCCGCGAAGCCAAAAGCGGCACGTAGGCGTCGATACCCAAGCCGGCTCCGCCGCCGACCGCATAGATACCGAGTCCGAACGCGTAGGGGCGGCGCGGCCCGAACCGGTCGATGGCTGCGCCGGCCAGCGGGCTCGCAAGCACGATGAACGCCGCGTGGGTCGTGATGACGAGGCCGGCCTGCGACTCGGTAATATCGAGCCCATCCTGAATCCCCGGCACCACCGGGCCGAGTATCGCCCCTGCCATCACCGTCAGCGTCGCGGAGGCGACAATGACCCACAGCGTCGCCCGTCC from Natronomonas pharaonis DSM 2160 includes the following:
- a CDS encoding 60S ribosomal export protein NMD3, whose protein sequence is MSSGSRSGEFCPRCGDEISRPSDIDLPSGPSDPDAVLCDGCYFEDFDLVDAPERIEVRVCSQCGALHRGNRWVDVGARDYTDIAVEETADRLAVHVDAREVDWGVEPEQVDQNTIRMHCLFSGVIRGTAVSEEVTVPVYVARETCDRCGRIAGDYYASIIQVRGTDRTPTTDENDRAVEIAESYIAEREATGDRNAFITETSRTDDGVDMKISTNQMGQGIAKRIVAELGGTVSEAPTLVTEDGDGNEVYRVTFTARLPPYTPGDVIDLDDGDGPVLVTSAHGNLKGVRLATGDRYEADFEEGIDPDARTLGTREDAESTTLVAVEDAHAVQVLDPETFESKTVPRPSYLDPDADEVPVLKHRQGLHVLPDDEL
- a CDS encoding class I SAM-dependent methyltransferase, which gives rise to MTDGSADADLAAIVEKPQTQTVIEALRNEGRYDPSRRIEAHGDDHVAVPVSAPPTDTAVERVEHVELPPRSRDLADLLAAHGVDAATIEAAPSSWAVIGSIILVDFGDVSAPETLDADERTLVAETLLELHANADTVLARGGVSGRCRDPDVAVVAGIGDTETVHVEHGTKYAIDFESTMFSPGNKAERARMGEVVTPGERVFDMFAGIGYFTLPMARSGATVTAAEIDPDAYRLLVENLQLNGVSDAVRPVLGDCRDVATTADRVVMGYYDAHEYLDAALSALAPDGVVHLHEATPEPAFPARPRDRLTEAAGAAGRTVEILATRTVKSHSAGVVHGVVDARVH
- a CDS encoding MFS transporter, with the protein product MDRPGRATLWVIVASATLTVMAGAILGPVVPGIQDGLDITESQAGLVITTHAAFIVLASPLAGAAIDRFGPRRPYAFGLGIYAVGGGAGLGIDAYVPLLASRAVLGVGVAFVHTGITVLIYEYYTGQAMDRALGLRTGANSVGAAVWPLVGGALGVIAWQVPFAVYLVAAPLGVAALLVLPEPLDAASSEAAGGDASTAATSDDAPATVDDDNDNTPATASGVVGVFASRPSLLAVYLLYGAANALLYAIVVFYPQLLETLGVASALGISLYLSANGVAGGIAGASYDRLKQATGSLWLVAVAFLLWTIGFGTAAVVESPAAAFLPVVLFGIGLGLVFPSSFVWVERLAPTDRQGQFGSYVAMAGYIGQFSAPVVFGPLVAPFGVRAVFSAAALAAVGGLAAVGVALWRSNQ